The following proteins come from a genomic window of Salvia hispanica cultivar TCC Black 2014 chromosome 4, UniMelb_Shisp_WGS_1.0, whole genome shotgun sequence:
- the LOC125219770 gene encoding protein kinase STUNTED-like yields the protein MSPSVVVVGVKADCRSKELLTWALVKVANSGDRVIALCIIHPDADRTIMLSLLKNFDSLLAAFQGFCNLKQVDLKLKVCRGSPVRKILSREAASCGATSLVLGTSRANTALRSKTSLAKSCAKSLQNNISVICVDNGKIMFQSESRYRRRKTFPDSPFSLPPQRISMALVPCKTQEMVVRRSGWMLLRRTFLHGSRGFEYATSKKSSVMHWLSKLPSRQSVAPIYPDQKQFSASNKIFSDELGNLQEKYSNKCRVFSFQELSLATNNFIPEYLIGKGGSSQVYKGCLPGSREIAVKILKPSNYVLEHFVSEIEILTSFCHKNIISLVGFCYTEDQLLLVYNLLTRGCLEENLHGCRVSRDQFGWGKRYKIALGVAEALDALHNTAEPIIHRDVKSSNILLLDDFRPQLSDFGLATWKSSCSHDMDTSDVAGTFGYLAPECFMHGELNEKIDVYAFGVVLLELLSGKKAIDNGLPKGQESLVVWAKHILKEGKISELQDPSLGDAYDRNQFENVVLAATICIRHRAQSRPAINLVLKLLQGDSDVIEWARQDRDIDYMMTDEQSATDIQSFINLALLDLEDETAFTSIVGQNVPVED from the exons ATAGAACGATTATGCTATCACTGCTCAAGAATTTCGACTCACTGCTGGCTGCATTTCAAGGTTTCTGTAACCTAAAACAG GTGGATCTAAAGCTCAAGGTCTGTAGAGGATCTCCAGTTCGGAAAATATTGTCCAGGGAGGCAGCGTCTTGTGGTGCAACGAGTTTAGTACTTGGTACATCGAGAGCCAACACCGCACTTCGATCCAAAACCTCTCTTGCCAAGTCATGTGCCAAGAGTctccaaaataatatttcagtTATATGTGTTGACAATGGTAAGATTATGTTCCAAAGTGAATCCAGATACAGAAGAAGGAAGACTTTTCCCGATAGCCCTTTTAGCCTACCGCCCCAGAGAATCTCGATGGCTCTAGTACCTTGTAAAACTCAAGAAATGGTTGTCCGGAGATCAGGGTGGATGTTACTTCGCAGGACGTTTCTACATGGAAGCAGAGGTTTTGAATATGCAACTTCTAAGAAATCATCAGTGATGCATTGGCTATCGAAACTGCCAAGCCGGCAATCTGTTGCACCTATTTATCCTGATCAGAAGCAGTTCAGTGCATCCAACAAGATTTTCTCAGACGAACTTGGAAATCTTCAAGAGAAATACTCAAACAAATGTCGGGTGTTTAGCTTCCAAGAACTCTCATTAGCAACGAATAATTTCATACCCG AATATTTGATTGGAAAAGGGGGAAGCAGCCAGGTCTACAAAGGCTGTCTACCAGGAAGCAGGGAAATAGCTGTTAAAATTCTGAAGCCATCAAACTATGTACTGGAACATTTTGTTTCAGAAATCGAAATCCTTACGTCTTTCTGccacaaaaatattatctcTTTAGTTGGCTTCTGTTATACTGAAGACCAACTACTTTTGGTGTATAATCTTTTAACCAGAGGATGCTTAGAAGAGAATCTCCATG GTTGTCGCGTATCTCGAGATCAATTTGGTTGGGGGAAGAGGTATAAGATTGCTTTGGGAGTTGCTGAGGCATTGGATGCATTGCATAATACAGCTGAGCCAATCATCCATAGAGATGTAAAATCTTCGAATATCCTTCTTTTGGATGATTTTAGGCCACAG CTATCGGACTTTGGGCTTGCCACATGGAAATCGAGCTGTTCTCATGATATGGATACCTCTGATGTTGCTGGAACATTTGG CTACTTAGCTCCAGAGTGTTTCATGCACGGGGAACTGAATGAAAAGATTGATGTCTATGCATTCGGTGTTGTACTCCTTGAGCTCTTGTCGGGTAAAAAGGCTATTGATAATGGACTACCAAAGGGCCAGGAAAGCTTGGTTGTGTGG GCAAAACACATTCTGAAGGAAGGGAAAATCTCAGAACTGCAAGATCCCAGTTTGGGGGATGCTTACGACCGCAATCAATTTGAGAATGTGGTTTTAGCTGCAACCATTTGTATCAGACACAGAGCACAATCTCGTCCTGCTATTAACCTC GTTCTCAAACTCCTTCAAGGGGACTCAGACGTTATAGAATGGGCGAGACAGGACAGAGATATCGATTATATGATGACCGATGAGCAATCTGCAACAGATATCCAGTCCTTCATCAATCTTGCATTACTTGATTTGGAAGATGAAACTGCGTTTACAAGCATTGTTGGGCAGAATGTCCCGGTGGAGGACTAG